A window from Cryptomeria japonica chromosome 1, Sugi_1.0, whole genome shotgun sequence encodes these proteins:
- the LOC131056147 gene encoding protein SPIRAL1-like 3 — MGRGVCSGGGQSSLGYLLGGASLPTKDSPSNIHNSKPITNNYQRVDGQNSGNFITDRPSTKVQSVPGGGSSLGYLLGGQK; from the exons ATGGGTCGTGGAGTTTGCAGTGGAGGGGGGCAAAGCTCATTGGGATATCTGTTGGGGGGAGCCTCTCTTCCCACAAAAGACTCCCCTTCCAACATTCACAACAGCAAGCCCATTACAAATAACTATCAAAGGGTAGATGGGCAAAACAGTGGGAATTTCATCACT GATCGGCCTTCAACAAAAGTGCAGAGTGTACCAGGTGGAGggtcttctctgggctatctcttGGGAGGACAGAAATGA